AGTTCGCATTTCATCGAAGAAACAAAAGAAGGAAAAAGAGAGTACAGAATAGAAAACCTATGCGACATGAGAGAAGACACTCCTTGGGTAGAAGGTGTAGACGGCTGGGGTATAGGAGAGACCTTTGTTATAAAAACATGGAAGAGCAGTGATGATAAATACATTTTACTGATGAACGGTTATATTTCCGCTTCGAATCCTAAACTTTATGATGAAAACGGAAGGATTAAAAAGATAATGGTTGAGGGAGTTACAAGCGGCAAGAAAAAAGAATTTATAGTAAAGGACACACCCCACCCGCAAACTGTGGACATAAGTTTTTTACCCGAACAAGAAGATGTTAAGATTACCATATTGGATGTGTATAAGGGTACAAAATACGAGGACACGGCCATTCATTTTATGATTTTGTGGAGAACCGAAGTTATTCCATACGAATAAAAAACTTCAAGGAGTCTTAAGAAAAACAGTATTATATATCAATTTCGGTTCAACACTTAAAATCACGGCAGTTCCTAATCGGGACTGCCGTTCTTTCCGTTAAGGATAAAACATGCAAAAAAGCCTTATTTAAAGTTTGTTCCCTTACCTCATCCCTTGAGCCTGAAAATTGATAGGTATGAGTTTTAAAAACAAGAGCCTCTTTTTTTAAAATTTTAAAATCATGTAATTTTTTTAAATCAGAAGGTGCAGGACAAAAAAAAGCGGAAGAAATACATACTGTTCCGGGAGGATTTCCTTCAAGGGTTGAAGGGCCGGCAACTCCGCTTACCGCAATAGAAACCGCAGGTTCAGGAGCACAAGAAGCATCAAAGAAATTTCTAACGGCTCCGAAAGCCATGGCTTCTACAGTTTGCGGGCTCACCACTCCGAAAGAGCTTATCAGTTCAGGCTCTATATTTAAAAGTGAGATTTTTGCCTGAGCCGTATATACAACATAACCGCCCCAAAGTACTTCTGAAGTTCCGGGTATTTTTGTGAACTCGGAAGCTATCAGGCCTC
The DNA window shown above is from Treponema denticola and carries:
- a CDS encoding CinA family protein, whose product is MIDFELIKKVFFVLKERGVKLITAESLTGGLIASEFTKIPGTSEVLWGGYVVYTAQAKISLLNIEPELISSFGVVSPQTVEAMAFGAVRNFFDASCAPEPAVSIAVSGVAGPSTLEGNPPGTVCISSAFFCPAPSDLKKLHDFKILKKEALVFKTHTYQFSGSRDEVREQTLNKAFLHVLSLTERTAVPIRNCRDFKC